The following coding sequences are from one Saccopteryx bilineata isolate mSacBil1 chromosome 3, mSacBil1_pri_phased_curated, whole genome shotgun sequence window:
- the OTUD6B gene encoding deubiquitinase OTUD6B, translated as MEVVLAEAFDEEEQLVRRHRKEKKELQAKIQGMKNAVPKNDKKRRKQLTEDIAKLEAEMEQKHREELEQLKLTSKESKRDFDAVNISNLVLENQPPRISRAQKRRDKKAALEKEQKERIAEAEMENLYGARHVESEKLVEILAARQLEMKQIPSDGHCMYRAIEDQLKDQECSLTVSALRSQTAKYMQSHMEDFLPFLTNPNTGDRYSPEEFGKYCDDIINTAAWGGQLELRALSHILQTPIEIIQADSPPIVIGEEYPKNPVILVYMRHAYGLGEHYNSVTWLVNRATENCS; from the exons ATGGAGGTGGTCTTGGCGGAAGCGTTTGATGAAGAGGAGCAGCTGGTGAGAAGGCATCGCAAAGAGAAGAAGGAGTTGCAAG CCAAAATTcaaggtatgaagaatgctgttccCAAGAATgacaaaaagaggagaaaacaacTTACAGAAGATATTGCTAAGTTGGAGGCAGAAATGGAACAGAAACATAGAGAGGAACTAGAGCAATTGAAGCTGACTTCTAAAGAGAGTAAA agagattttGATGCTGTTAACATTTCCAACTTGGTTCTTGAGAATCAACCCCCTCGGATATCAAGAGCACAAAAGAGACGG GATAAAAAGGCTGCATTggaaaaggaacagaaagaaaggatAGCTGAAGCTGAAATGGAGAACCTCTATGGAGCTAGACATGTTGAAAGTGAAAAACTTGTTGAAATATTGGCAGCTAGACAGTTGGAAATGAAACAGATTCCGTCTGATGGCCACTGTATGTATAGAGCCATTGAAGATCAACTGAAAGACCAGGAATGCTCTCTGACTGTATCTGCCTTAAGAAGTCAAACTGCTAAGTATATGCAAAGCCATATGGAAGATTttctgccatttttaacaaaccCTAATACAGGAGATAGGTATAGTCCag AGGAGTTTGGAAAGTACTGTGACGATATTATAAACACAGCTGCATGGGGAGGTCAGCTTGAG CTAAGAGCCTTGTCTCATATTTTACAAACACCAATAGAGATAATACAGGCAGATTCTCCTCCTATTGTAATTGGCGAAGAATATCCAAAAAACCCAGTAATACTTGT atatatgAGACATGCATATGGCTTAGGAGAACATTACAATTCTGTTACATGGTTGGTGAACAGAGCTACTGAGAATTGCAGCTAG